The following coding sequences lie in one Rutidosis leptorrhynchoides isolate AG116_Rl617_1_P2 chromosome 6, CSIRO_AGI_Rlap_v1, whole genome shotgun sequence genomic window:
- the LOC139853878 gene encoding B3 domain-containing protein At2g36080-like, with protein MSLNYMIPTSNHHPSTTMFYPTTTTQPLQHHHPFTKEHMFEKRLTPSDVGKLNRLVIPKQYAEKYLPLVSSASLLLSFVDETGKIWKFRYSYWNSSQSYVLTKGWSRFVKDKKLDAGDVVFFQRHVVDGCSNSLLFLGWRRRISDGSVSSEKRLYTEIKREVKIKTVRLFGVNLECRAHEPEEMMTEMEPPTPDHG; from the exons ATGTCTTTAAATTACATGATCCCAACCTCCAATCACCACCCATCAACCACCATGTTCTACCCCACAACCACCACTCAACCCCTTCAACACCACCACCCATTCACTAAAGAACACATGTTCGAAAAACGCTTGACTCCAAGTGACGTAGGTAAGCTCAACCGTCTCGTAATCCCTAAACAATATGCCGAAAAATATCTACCACTCGTTTCATCAGCGAGTCTGCTTCTTAGTTTTGTTGATGAAACTGGCAAGATTTGGAAGTTTCGATACTCGTATTGGAATAGTAGTCAGAGCTATGTGTTGACTAAAGGATGGAGCCGTTTTGTTAAGGATAAGAAACTTGATGCTGGCGATGTCGTGTTTTTTCAACGACACGTTGTCGATGGCTGCTCGAATTCGCTCCTGTTTCTTGGTTGGAGGCGACGAATTAGCGACGGTTCTGTTTCGTCAGAGAAACGTCTTTATACAG AGATAAAAAGAGAAGTGAAGATTAAAACAGTGAGACTATTTGGAGTGAACTTGGAATGTAGGGCCCATGAACCTGAGGAGATGATGACAGAAATGGAGCCACCAACACCTGATCATGGTTGA